A portion of the Clostridium gelidum genome contains these proteins:
- a CDS encoding GNAT family N-acetyltransferase: protein MIIETEMLTLSPIKEIDYEDICEYGCDEEIGQYMIYWPKTKEEIRAFINDCISSMSLESPTWYEFVIRLNKTSKVIGNISLIIKDSEAEIGWISNKKYWNNGYMSEAVNAVINNAFDNLSICKIVATCTDKNIGSYRVMDKCNMKRLSLEKNHKAMRKGIEAVYDKLTYIIDKY from the coding sequence ATGATAATTGAAACAGAAATGCTAACTCTTAGTCCAATAAAAGAAATAGATTATGAAGATATTTGTGAATATGGTTGTGATGAAGAAATTGGACAATATATGATTTATTGGCCAAAGACAAAGGAAGAAATAAGAGCGTTCATTAATGATTGTATATCTTCAATGAGTTTAGAAAGTCCAACATGGTATGAATTTGTGATACGATTAAATAAAACTTCAAAAGTTATTGGAAATATTAGTTTGATAATCAAGGATTCAGAAGCAGAGATAGGGTGGATTTCAAACAAAAAGTATTGGAATAATGGCTATATGAGTGAAGCTGTTAATGCAGTTATTAATAATGCATTTGATAATTTATCTATATGTAAAATAGTAGCAACCTGCACAGATAAAAATATTGGGTCATACAGAGTTATGGATAAATGTAATATGAAAAGATTAAGCTTGGAAAAGAATCATAAAGCAATGCGAAAGGGAATTGAAGCAGTTTATGATAAATTAACATATATTATTGATAAATACTGA
- a CDS encoding cell shape-determining protein — MNNKSSVIKLIKILLGAYIGIAVLLLVTSSLVLDLSLNAMILVVIFVVCTLGYGIFIKNKKFIITAAIVAILYIIAIIACSPLISYSAHRNLIGNIEEVDFSSQIEYMDINQLPTIDKELANKLADKKLGEITSLGSQVTVGELNMQSVNGQLCYVGPLEYSSFLKWVTNREGTIGYVKVSATNQNDVELVTTLDGKDIRIKYLNSAYLFSDLDRAAYFRDMKAGHTDYTFELDDTGRPYWVVTRYDTGVGISETKATGALVMDAQTGESNVYDINNLPSWVDRIQPMNYINRYINKWGELVHGVLNFTDKDKLKTTGGMNIIYDKNICYYYTGITSVGSDESLVGFTLTNTRTGETKMYKTAGATEEASMKSAEGKVQQYGYKATFPYLINIQNEPTYFMTLKDSNGLVKQYAMVNVKNYNTVGVGDTLQATLNKYLEGLTNSNISLESGNKEEMLTGEVERIGLVIKEGTSIYDIKLKNNENIFSVSTETSRAVALTKPGDSVEMKFIKVGDSKYIIINSFVNLPVENLVEKKGE; from the coding sequence ATGAATAATAAAAGTAGTGTTATTAAATTAATAAAAATATTGTTAGGAGCATATATAGGTATAGCAGTTCTATTATTAGTAACTAGCAGCTTAGTGCTAGATCTCAGCTTAAATGCAATGATTCTAGTAGTAATATTTGTAGTATGTACATTAGGTTATGGTATATTTATAAAAAATAAAAAATTTATAATAACAGCAGCAATAGTTGCTATATTGTATATTATAGCTATTATTGCATGTAGCCCATTAATAAGCTATAGTGCTCATAGAAATTTAATAGGCAATATAGAAGAAGTAGATTTTTCAAGTCAAATAGAATATATGGATATAAATCAATTACCTACTATAGACAAGGAACTTGCTAATAAACTTGCTGATAAAAAATTAGGCGAAATTACAAGCCTTGGAAGTCAAGTTACTGTTGGAGAATTGAACATGCAAAGTGTAAATGGACAATTATGTTATGTAGGACCACTTGAATATTCATCTTTTCTTAAATGGGTTACGAATAGGGAAGGTACAATAGGATATGTTAAGGTGAGTGCTACAAATCAAAATGATGTTGAATTAGTCACTACCCTTGATGGAAAAGATATTAGAATTAAATATTTAAATTCAGCGTATCTTTTCAGTGATTTAGATAGAGCTGCTTATTTTAGAGATATGAAAGCAGGGCATACAGATTATACCTTTGAGTTAGATGATACTGGAAGACCTTATTGGGTAGTTACAAGATATGATACTGGAGTTGGAATTAGCGAAACAAAGGCTACGGGTGCATTAGTAATGGATGCCCAAACAGGAGAGTCTAATGTATATGATATAAACAATTTACCAAGCTGGGTAGATAGAATACAACCAATGAACTATATTAATAGATATATAAATAAGTGGGGAGAATTAGTTCATGGAGTTTTAAATTTCACAGATAAAGATAAACTAAAGACGACTGGTGGAATGAATATTATCTATGACAAGAATATTTGTTATTATTATACAGGTATAACTTCAGTGGGTAGTGATGAATCCCTTGTAGGATTTACTTTAACTAATACTAGAACTGGAGAAACTAAAATGTATAAAACTGCTGGTGCAACAGAAGAAGCAAGTATGAAATCAGCGGAAGGGAAGGTTCAACAATACGGATATAAAGCAACCTTCCCATATTTAATAAACATACAAAATGAGCCAACATATTTTATGACATTAAAGGATTCTAATGGATTAGTTAAGCAATATGCTATGGTAAATGTTAAAAATTATAATACTGTAGGTGTAGGAGATACTCTTCAAGCTACTTTAAATAAATATCTTGAAGGATTGACTAATTCAAATATTTCTCTTGAAAGTGGAAATAAAGAAGAAATGCTAACAGGTGAAGTTGAAAGAATAGGATTGGTCATTAAAGAAGGAACAAGTATTTATGACATTAAACTTAAAAATAATGAAAATATTTTCAGCGTTTCAACCGAAACATCTAGAGCTGTGGCATTAACTAAACCTGGAGATTCTGTAGAAATGAAATTTATTAAGGTTGGAGATAGTAAATACATTATAATAAATTCATTTGTTAATTTACCAGTTGAAAATTTAGTAGAGAAAAAAGGGGAATAA
- a CDS encoding cupin domain-containing protein, with protein MEDFPSFMKKEMNKVPSEQQNTSDIDGYYFEGKDGSQMAFWTYYSDRESKEQTHEFDEYTVCVAGQYTEIFDGIEHVLNPGDELLVPNGIPHHGKCIVQVLGQFMHLGEKEFRMIDR; from the coding sequence ATGGAAGATTTTCCTAGTTTTATGAAAAAAGAGATGAATAAAGTACCATCAGAACAACAAAATACGTCAGATATTGATGGGTATTATTTTGAAGGAAAAGACGGTAGTCAAATGGCATTTTGGACGTATTATTCTGATAGAGAATCAAAAGAACAAACACATGAATTTGATGAATATACTGTTTGTGTTGCTGGACAATATACAGAAATATTTGATGGTATAGAACATGTTTTAAATCCTGGTGATGAACTTTTAGTGCCTAATGGAATACCACATCATGGTAAATGTATTGTGCAGGTACTAGGACAATTCATGCATTTGGGGGAAAAAGAATTCAGAATGATTGATAGATAA
- a CDS encoding DUF1667 domain-containing protein, with translation MEKELICICCPKGCHLKVDAEAKNVTGNGCPRGIEYGINEVTNPVRVITSTVKVNNGELAVASVKTNKPIPKGLNFKCMEEINKVAMSAPVKIGDVVIENVLGTGVDVVVTRNVKRI, from the coding sequence ATGGAAAAAGAATTAATTTGTATATGTTGCCCTAAGGGATGTCATTTGAAAGTAGATGCAGAAGCTAAAAACGTTACTGGTAATGGTTGTCCTAGAGGTATAGAATATGGAATAAATGAAGTTACAAATCCAGTGAGAGTAATAACTTCAACAGTTAAGGTTAATAATGGAGAATTAGCAGTAGCATCTGTAAAAACAAATAAGCCAATTCCAAAGGGACTTAATTTTAAGTGCATGGAGGAAATTAATAAGGTGGCAATGAGTGCTCCAGTTAAAATTGGAGATGTTGTAATAGAAAATGTTTTGGGAACTGGTGTGGATGTTGTTGTTACTAGAAATGTAAAAAGAATTTAA
- a CDS encoding pyridoxamine 5'-phosphate oxidase family protein, producing MTTYEKSLNVLEEMFAKDYQFALATSNDNIPSVRFVDTFYDNGAFYIVSYAKSQKVKDIEKNSEISMCNKLYRFSGTACNIGHPLSEENHAIREKLIKVFEPWYFAHNNENDENMCYVKIELKQGSFYKDGTGYKVDFQNKKAEEFPFTFDVVIID from the coding sequence ATGACTACATACGAAAAAAGTTTAAATGTTTTAGAAGAGATGTTTGCAAAAGATTATCAATTCGCTTTAGCAACATCGAATGATAATATTCCATCTGTTAGGTTTGTAGATACCTTTTATGATAATGGTGCTTTTTATATTGTTTCTTATGCAAAATCACAGAAAGTAAAAGACATTGAAAAAAATTCTGAAATATCAATGTGCAATAAACTTTATCGATTTAGTGGAACTGCCTGTAATATCGGACATCCATTATCAGAAGAAAATCATGCAATTAGAGAAAAATTGATAAAGGTATTTGAACCTTGGTATTTTGCACACAATAACGAAAATGATGAAAACATGTGTTATGTAAAAATAGAATTGAAACAAGGTTCCTTTTATAAAGACGGAACTGGATATAAAGTTGATTTTCAAAATAAAAAAGCTGAGGAATTTCCATTTACATTTGATGTTGTAATAATTGATTAA
- a CDS encoding NAD-dependent epimerase/dehydratase family protein: MKRILVTGGTIFVSRYVAKYFEAKDYKVYVLNRDTKQQIENVNLICADRNNLKDSLGKYSFDAIIDVCGYNQKDIRNILDSVGEFKDYIFISSSAVYPETNEQPFSENQSIGLNSIWGKYGTDKVESEEYLLSRVPNAYILRPPYLYGPMQNVYREPFIFECALKNRKFYIPNDGNMKLQFFHVNDLCRVIEKILEDHPKEHIFNVGNTEVVDINTFVELCYRVVGTPLEKVYITNHDNQRDYFSFYNYEYILDVSRQNELLPEQKSLFEGLKESYEWFKDNSNEVVKKEYIKFIQQNFE; the protein is encoded by the coding sequence ATGAAACGTATATTAGTTACAGGTGGAACTATATTTGTCAGTAGATATGTAGCAAAATATTTTGAAGCTAAAGATTATAAAGTTTATGTTTTAAACAGAGACACTAAACAGCAAATAGAAAATGTTAATTTAATATGTGCAGATAGAAATAATTTAAAAGATTCCCTAGGGAAATATTCTTTTGATGCCATAATCGATGTATGTGGATATAATCAAAAAGATATTAGAAATATATTAGATTCAGTAGGAGAATTTAAAGACTATATATTTATTAGTTCGTCTGCAGTTTATCCAGAAACAAATGAGCAACCATTTTCTGAGAATCAAAGTATTGGTTTGAATTCAATCTGGGGTAAATATGGAACTGATAAGGTTGAATCCGAAGAATATTTACTTTCAAGAGTTCCTAATGCATATATTTTAAGACCTCCTTATTTATATGGACCAATGCAAAATGTATATAGAGAGCCATTTATATTTGAATGTGCTTTAAAAAACAGAAAATTTTATATTCCTAACGATGGAAATATGAAATTGCAATTTTTCCATGTAAATGATTTATGTAGAGTTATTGAAAAAATTTTAGAAGACCATCCTAAGGAACACATATTCAATGTTGGAAATACAGAAGTAGTAGATATAAATACATTTGTTGAACTATGTTATAGAGTAGTAGGAACTCCTTTAGAAAAAGTATACATAACTAACCATGATAATCAAAGAGACTATTTTAGTTTTTATAATTATGAATACATCTTGGATGTTTCAAGACAGAATGAGCTATTACCAGAACAAAAGAGTTTATTTGAAGGACTAAAGGAGTCTTATGAATGGTTTAAGGATAATTCTAATGAAGTTGTAAAAAAAGAGTATATTAAATTTATTCAACAAAATTTTGAGTAA
- a CDS encoding CarD family transcriptional regulator, translated as MFLIGDKVVYPMQGIGIIDRIEDKIFSGENREYIIVKILSNNLEIMIPSDKISNSNLRKITDNSTLEDILFDLTNKINSLESISAKERYQNNMTKIKSGSLKDSAEVVYDLILMNKEKSLNASEKQLFNTAHKFLVQEVSFIKDISETEAIDFLNLNLN; from the coding sequence TTGTTTTTAATTGGAGATAAAGTTGTTTACCCAATGCAAGGTATAGGTATTATTGATAGAATCGAAGATAAAATTTTTTCTGGTGAGAATAGAGAGTACATAATAGTTAAAATTCTATCAAATAATCTCGAAATAATGATTCCAAGTGATAAAATATCAAATTCAAATTTGCGTAAAATCACTGATAATTCTACTTTAGAAGATATATTATTTGATCTTACTAACAAAATTAATAGTTTAGAAAGTATATCAGCTAAAGAAAGATATCAAAATAATATGACTAAAATAAAATCTGGTTCTCTTAAGGATAGTGCTGAAGTAGTTTATGATTTAATACTTATGAACAAAGAAAAGTCTTTAAATGCTAGTGAAAAACAACTTTTTAACACTGCTCATAAATTTTTAGTTCAGGAAGTTTCTTTTATTAAAGACATTAGTGAAACTGAAGCTATAGATTTCTTGAATTTAAATCTTAATTAA
- a CDS encoding phage replisome organizer N-terminal domain-containing protein, with translation MRERKYVKFRVDMYDGTKFKIIDMKPERDLVHYIWTRFVTLAGKVNLEGDLYLSKNIPYTIETLAIEFNRDTDQIKLALDVLIELEMIEITENNIYRVKNFAKHQNIKIKEKINSKDKEDKINNKKVQVKENLKNEIYYNKDKEFENKISRNEAENDTNDEMGNLEITHKDINKIYDSLSGQKINNNSQDNISILLEKKKSKKANKINCLNFEEEIKDNVVFYFRDGDEKGLLSEGENVIEAWSF, from the coding sequence ATGAGAGAAAGAAAATATGTAAAATTTAGAGTTGATATGTATGATGGTACAAAATTTAAAATAATAGATATGAAACCTGAAAGAGATCTTGTTCACTATATTTGGACTAGATTTGTAACTTTAGCTGGAAAGGTTAATTTAGAAGGGGATTTATATCTTTCAAAAAACATTCCATATACAATAGAAACTTTAGCAATAGAATTTAATAGAGATACGGATCAAATTAAATTAGCATTAGATGTTTTAATAGAATTAGAAATGATTGAAATTACTGAAAATAATATTTATAGAGTGAAAAATTTTGCAAAGCATCAAAATATTAAGATCAAGGAAAAAATTAATTCTAAGGATAAAGAGGACAAGATAAATAACAAAAAAGTTCAGGTAAAAGAAAATTTAAAAAATGAAATATATTATAATAAAGATAAAGAATTTGAAAATAAAATAAGTCGAAATGAAGCAGAAAATGATACAAATGATGAGATGGGTAATTTAGAAATTACGCATAAAGATATTAACAAAATTTATGACAGTCTTAGTGGACAGAAGATTAATAATAATTCACAGGATAATATTTCTATACTTTTAGAGAAGAAAAAAAGTAAGAAGGCAAATAAGATCAATTGCCTTAATTTTGAAGAAGAAATTAAAGATAATGTAGTATTTTATTTTAGGGATGGAGATGAAAAAGGACTATTGAGTGAAGGGGAGAATGTTATAGAGGCGTGGTCATTTTGA
- a CDS encoding zinc-ribbon domain-containing protein produces MEDKTLVCKDCGNEFVFTTGEQEFYKEKGFENEPVRCPDCRRARKQQNNRR; encoded by the coding sequence ATGGAAGATAAAACATTAGTATGTAAAGATTGTGGAAATGAATTTGTATTTACAACTGGAGAACAAGAATTCTACAAAGAAAAAGGATTTGAAAACGAACCAGTAAGATGTCCTGATTGTAGAAGAGCTAGAAAGCAACAAAATAACAGAAGATAG